From Humisphaera borealis, the proteins below share one genomic window:
- a CDS encoding ParA family protein, which translates to MRVIALMNQKGGVGKTTTTVNLGAALAEYGKRVCLMDLDPQAHLTINYGVDPTPEINSLYNVLVDETPLLDALLGIDKGISLVPSSIDLAAAEIELVSVLGREMLLKKRLEAAIADASGEFDYDFVLLDCPPSLGLLTLNGLAMASEVLIPMQPHFLALQGVAKLLETVHLVSKRMNPQLKVAGIVLTLYDAQAKLSAEVLTELNDFIEASKGKNMPWSGARVFETKIRRNIKLAESPGHGEHIIKYDPASNGAADYRALAREILGISADEGKALAEQTNPAPVAVVAAAGAKPKRSRKPKTSKVADEKTSAPDAKPAPAVELTVNRDIDPKTLAAARVGTSTESGSATPQAVGESDAA; encoded by the coding sequence ATGCGCGTGATTGCTTTGATGAATCAAAAGGGTGGGGTCGGCAAGACAACCACCACCGTCAATCTCGGCGCTGCCCTGGCCGAGTACGGCAAGCGCGTCTGCCTGATGGACCTCGATCCGCAGGCCCACCTGACGATCAACTACGGCGTCGACCCGACGCCGGAGATTAACAGCCTGTACAACGTGCTGGTCGACGAGACGCCTCTGCTCGATGCGCTGCTCGGGATCGACAAGGGCATCAGCCTGGTGCCCAGCAGCATCGACCTGGCCGCGGCCGAGATCGAACTGGTCAGCGTGCTCGGTCGCGAGATGCTGCTGAAGAAGCGGCTGGAAGCGGCGATCGCGGACGCCTCGGGGGAGTTCGACTACGACTTTGTGCTGCTCGATTGCCCTCCGTCGCTGGGATTGCTGACACTGAATGGCCTCGCGATGGCGAGTGAAGTGCTGATCCCGATGCAGCCACACTTTTTGGCGCTGCAGGGCGTGGCCAAGCTGCTGGAGACTGTGCACTTGGTGAGCAAGCGAATGAACCCGCAGCTCAAGGTCGCCGGGATCGTGCTGACGCTGTACGACGCGCAGGCCAAGCTCTCGGCGGAGGTGCTGACCGAGCTGAACGATTTCATCGAGGCGTCGAAGGGGAAGAACATGCCCTGGTCGGGGGCGCGGGTGTTCGAGACGAAGATCCGCAGGAACATCAAGCTGGCCGAGAGCCCGGGGCACGGCGAGCACATCATCAAGTACGACCCGGCGAGCAACGGGGCCGCCGACTACCGGGCACTGGCGCGGGAGATCCTGGGAATCAGCGCCGACGAAGGAAAGGCGCTGGCCGAACAGACGAACCCTGCGCCGGTCGCCGTTGTGGCGGCGGCGGGGGCCAAGCCAAAGCGCAGCCGTAAGCCCAAGACGTCGAAGGTCGCCGACGAGAAGACATCGGCACCGGACGCGAAGCCGGCACCGGCAGTGGAGTTGACGGTGAACCG
- a CDS encoding Gfo/Idh/MocA family protein: protein MPKNHVLTRRRFLQAAGASVLAAPYVTRGLAAASPNGKLRHAAFGASGMSWSDITSMSAHPNWELAAICDVDTKQFARAKEKFPNAKFYQDWRELLEKEGDRIDSVNVSTPDHMHGPIGLRALELGKHVYGQKPLAQNLYECRQLTTKAREKGVMTQMGIQISSDVTERTTVAYIHAGIIGKVQEVHTFSNKKWGDMSPVPDAKDPVPEGFDWNLWLGPATDRPFIKGYYHPGVWRKRRDFGTGTLGDMGCHMFSGWFRSLGLAAPIAVKSTGPAPLNKVNWATDGIVEYTFKGTQYTAGDTIKVTWTDGSARPPADVMALVTDDLKKFPGQGSIYIGTEGVLLHPHVSKPTLYPKDKFKDVVIPKIEPRNHWFDFIDCCLKGGAQKPSANFDYAGPLTEAVLLGCLASPFPGETLTWDAAAMKIPNHAAANALVKREYRDGWKL, encoded by the coding sequence ATGCCCAAGAACCATGTGCTTACCCGTCGTCGATTTCTGCAGGCTGCCGGCGCGAGCGTGCTCGCCGCGCCGTACGTCACACGCGGGCTCGCGGCGGCCTCGCCGAACGGCAAGCTGCGCCACGCCGCCTTCGGCGCGTCGGGCATGTCATGGTCGGACATTACGTCGATGTCGGCACATCCCAATTGGGAACTGGCCGCGATCTGCGACGTTGACACCAAGCAGTTCGCCCGCGCGAAGGAAAAGTTCCCCAACGCCAAATTCTACCAGGATTGGCGCGAGCTTCTGGAGAAGGAAGGGGACCGCATCGATTCGGTCAACGTCTCCACGCCGGATCACATGCACGGGCCGATTGGGCTGCGGGCACTTGAGCTCGGCAAGCATGTCTACGGCCAGAAGCCGCTGGCGCAGAATCTCTACGAGTGCCGCCAGCTCACCACCAAAGCCCGCGAGAAGGGCGTGATGACGCAGATGGGGATCCAGATTTCGTCCGACGTCACCGAGCGTACCACCGTGGCGTACATCCATGCGGGGATCATCGGCAAGGTCCAGGAAGTGCACACGTTCTCGAACAAGAAGTGGGGCGACATGTCGCCCGTGCCCGACGCGAAGGATCCCGTTCCCGAGGGGTTCGACTGGAACTTGTGGCTCGGTCCCGCCACCGACCGCCCGTTCATCAAGGGTTACTATCATCCCGGAGTGTGGCGTAAGCGGCGCGACTTCGGCACGGGTACGCTCGGCGACATGGGCTGCCACATGTTCAGCGGGTGGTTCCGTTCACTGGGCCTGGCCGCGCCCATTGCCGTCAAGTCCACCGGCCCGGCGCCGTTGAACAAGGTCAACTGGGCCACCGACGGTATCGTGGAGTACACCTTCAAAGGTACGCAGTACACCGCCGGCGACACGATCAAGGTCACCTGGACCGACGGCTCGGCCCGCCCGCCTGCCGACGTGATGGCGCTGGTGACGGACGATCTGAAGAAGTTTCCCGGACAGGGCAGCATCTACATCGGCACCGAAGGCGTTCTGTTGCACCCGCACGTCAGCAAGCCCACGCTCTATCCTAAGGACAAGTTCAAGGATGTCGTCATCCCGAAGATCGAGCCGCGGAACCACTGGTTCGACTTCATCGACTGCTGCCTCAAGGGGGGCGCACAGAAACCGAGTGCCAACTTCGATTACGCCGGCCCCCTGACCGAGGCGGTCCTGCTCGGCTGCCTGGCGAGCCCGTTCCCCGGCGAAACGCTGACCTGGGATGCCGCGGCGATGAAGATTCCGAACCACGCCGCCGCCAATGCGCTGGTCAAGAGAGAGTATCGCGACGGCTGGAAGCTTTGA
- a CDS encoding DUF1501 domain-containing protein, translating to MTPANPLITRRDWLRRSGGGLGMIGLATMLAEQGLLATTGTDPMTPKVSHFPAKAKSVIWIFINGGPSHVDTWEHKPGLEKADGQELSGMDPQTGFFKNAVGPLMKSPFKFTPRGKCGKMVSSLFPHLGEHVDKMAFVHSGFTESNNHSPALFMMNCGLPKMGLPCVGSWVTYGLGSESRDLPGFVVMSDPKLRGLPKGNASNWSAGFLPGTYQGTYLSPVGAPIANLSPAAAQSATRQRAQLDLIAEMNRQHQAKLSAEAELTARIESFELAYRMQSAAPEALDIDREPDHIKKLYGIDDPKCAHVARQCLMARRLVERGVRFVQIYSGGMENERSWDGHVDIAGNHTQFAGETDQPVAGLLADLAQRGLLDDTLVVWGGEFGRLPVSQKGAKPGRDHNPHAFTMWFAGGGVKAGTSYGATDEVGFKAAENRAHVNDIHATLLHLLGLDHEKLTYRFNGRDFRLTDVAGRVIRDIVA from the coding sequence ATGACACCAGCGAACCCCCTCATCACCCGCCGCGACTGGCTCCGACGTTCCGGCGGTGGTCTTGGAATGATCGGCCTGGCGACCATGCTCGCAGAGCAGGGGTTGCTCGCGACGACCGGCACCGACCCGATGACGCCAAAGGTCTCTCACTTCCCGGCCAAAGCCAAGAGCGTCATCTGGATCTTCATCAATGGCGGGCCGAGCCATGTGGACACGTGGGAGCACAAGCCCGGCCTCGAGAAAGCCGACGGGCAGGAACTGTCCGGGATGGACCCGCAGACGGGGTTCTTCAAGAATGCCGTCGGCCCGCTGATGAAGTCGCCGTTCAAGTTCACGCCGCGCGGCAAGTGCGGGAAAATGGTGTCGAGCCTGTTCCCGCACCTGGGCGAGCACGTCGACAAGATGGCGTTCGTGCATTCCGGCTTCACCGAGTCGAATAATCACAGCCCGGCACTGTTCATGATGAACTGCGGCCTGCCGAAGATGGGCCTGCCCTGCGTGGGCTCCTGGGTGACGTACGGCCTGGGGTCGGAGAGCCGCGATCTGCCCGGGTTCGTCGTGATGTCGGACCCGAAATTGCGCGGCCTTCCCAAGGGGAATGCGAGCAACTGGAGCGCCGGCTTTCTCCCCGGAACGTACCAGGGCACGTATCTTTCGCCGGTCGGTGCGCCGATCGCCAACCTTTCGCCGGCTGCGGCGCAGTCTGCCACAAGGCAGCGGGCCCAGCTCGACCTGATTGCCGAGATGAACCGCCAACACCAGGCGAAACTGTCGGCCGAGGCGGAGTTGACGGCGCGGATAGAAAGTTTCGAACTCGCGTACCGCATGCAGTCGGCAGCCCCCGAGGCACTGGACATCGACCGCGAGCCGGACCACATCAAAAAGCTCTACGGCATCGACGATCCGAAGTGCGCCCACGTTGCCCGGCAGTGCCTGATGGCCCGGCGTCTGGTCGAGCGTGGCGTGCGGTTCGTGCAGATTTATTCCGGCGGGATGGAAAACGAGCGAAGCTGGGACGGCCACGTCGATATCGCCGGCAACCACACGCAGTTCGCCGGCGAGACCGACCAGCCGGTGGCGGGATTGCTCGCCGACCTGGCCCAGCGCGGGCTGCTGGACGACACGCTGGTCGTCTGGGGTGGCGAGTTCGGGCGGTTGCCCGTCAGTCAGAAAGGTGCCAAGCCGGGCCGCGACCACAACCCCCACGCGTTCACGATGTGGTTCGCCGGCGGCGGCGTGAAGGCCGGCACCAGCTACGGCGCGACGGACGAAGTCGGTTTCAAGGCCGCCGAGAACCGCGCCCATGTCAACGACATCCATGCGACGCTCCTGCACCTGCTCGGGCTCGACCACGAGAAACTGACGTACCGATTCAACGGCCGCGACTTCCGGCTGACGGATGTCGCGGGCAGAGTCATTCGCGATATTGTCGCGTAG
- a CDS encoding PSD1 and planctomycete cytochrome C domain-containing protein, with protein sequence MSSRQTLTVFAAVVALWVTGGPVAAATQSDAASLDHFERKIRPVLVEHCYKCHSAEAQKNKKLRAELYLDTRAGVLKGGESGPAIVPGKPGESAIIRALQYTDEEMQMPPAGKLPAAVIADFETWIAAGAPDPRDGGVATARKEIDIEAGKAFWAFAPLKDSPPPAVNDAAWPRTPIDRFILSGLETQGIKPNGPATREKLVRRAYLDLTGLPPTADELDEVLADTAADAYDRLIDRLLASPRYGERWGRHWLDVARFGESDGFEHDNARPAAYHYRDFVIRALNEDMPFNRFAALQIAGDEIAPGDYLAMAATGFLTAGVFPTQITEKEFEITRYNQLDDMVSTVGTAMLGLTIGCARCHDHKFDPIGASDYYRLTAAFATAIRSDVDIDLSTDAEKLAAKQAWETRRASAAAKLQQYERDTLPARVKEAVATAARGEIGKAIWSVIDVATATAQSGAMLQRQSDGSFLRTGKPADKDVYRFTTKLPAGTYTAVRVEVMTDPSLPRNGPGTAPNGNFVLSEIELTVDPIDAASKAVTLPLTAARATHQQNKTNLAVAGSIDGKSGTGWAVDSGGIGKAQAAIFDLAKPLAVEKPVSVSFTLRQDNGGKHLIGRPRLAITSEPSPNDFRGEGPDPAVVALLRKVASGAELTADDVSTLREWVASKDASYVALKGELAKLDADGPGIKPVKVQVTSEGLPPVFNHANGRGYPHFYKDVYLLRRGDPANKAEAVSLAFPRVLMRGGATEANWPATPPQGWRTSYRRKAVADWLTDVESGAGHLLARVIVNRLWQHHFGRGLVATPNDFGTQGERPTNPALLDWLATDLIRHGWQLKRVHKLMMTSAVYMQSADTSPDRLAKDPDNRTLWRWSPRRLEAEPIRDSMLAAAGLLDTTMYGPGTLDQSTRRRSVYFMVRRSQLIPMMMVLDWPEPLNSIGARPVTTVAPQALLFMNSPQARQYAEAFATRVQQPTGEATIERAYRTAIGRRPDVAEIKRIVAFLDLQTAAHRDAGRKDPPAQALADFCQALMSSNEFVYVD encoded by the coding sequence ATGTCATCACGTCAGACACTGACAGTATTCGCCGCTGTCGTTGCATTGTGGGTCACCGGTGGGCCCGTCGCCGCGGCAACGCAATCAGATGCGGCGTCGCTGGACCATTTCGAGAGGAAGATTCGCCCGGTCCTGGTCGAACACTGCTACAAGTGTCACAGCGCCGAAGCCCAGAAGAACAAGAAGCTTCGGGCGGAGCTGTATCTGGATACGCGGGCCGGCGTTCTGAAGGGAGGCGAGTCTGGGCCGGCGATCGTTCCCGGGAAGCCCGGCGAAAGCGCCATCATCCGTGCCCTCCAATACACCGACGAAGAGATGCAGATGCCGCCCGCCGGCAAGCTCCCGGCGGCGGTCATCGCCGACTTCGAGACGTGGATCGCCGCCGGCGCTCCCGACCCCCGCGACGGCGGCGTCGCGACCGCCCGGAAGGAAATCGACATCGAAGCCGGGAAGGCGTTCTGGGCGTTTGCGCCGCTGAAGGATTCGCCCCCGCCCGCGGTAAACGACGCCGCCTGGCCGCGCACCCCGATCGATCGCTTCATCCTGAGCGGGCTGGAGACGCAGGGCATCAAGCCCAACGGTCCCGCGACCCGGGAGAAGCTCGTCCGCCGGGCGTACCTCGATCTGACCGGCCTTCCGCCGACAGCGGACGAGCTGGACGAAGTCCTTGCCGATACGGCCGCCGACGCCTACGACCGATTGATTGACCGGCTGCTCGCCAGTCCGCGTTACGGCGAGCGGTGGGGTCGACACTGGCTTGACGTCGCCCGATTCGGCGAGAGCGACGGCTTCGAGCACGACAACGCCCGGCCCGCCGCTTACCACTACCGCGACTTCGTCATCCGAGCCCTCAACGAAGACATGCCGTTCAACCGTTTCGCGGCGTTGCAGATCGCCGGCGACGAGATCGCACCCGGCGATTACCTCGCGATGGCGGCAACCGGCTTCCTGACGGCCGGCGTGTTTCCCACGCAGATCACCGAAAAAGAGTTCGAGATCACCCGCTACAACCAGCTCGACGACATGGTCAGCACCGTCGGCACGGCGATGCTGGGTTTGACCATCGGCTGCGCCCGTTGCCACGACCACAAGTTCGACCCGATCGGCGCGAGCGACTACTACCGGCTGACGGCGGCATTCGCGACCGCCATCCGCAGCGACGTTGACATCGACCTGTCCACCGACGCCGAGAAGCTCGCCGCGAAACAGGCCTGGGAAACGCGTCGGGCGTCGGCGGCGGCGAAGCTTCAGCAGTACGAGCGGGACACGCTCCCGGCCCGCGTGAAGGAGGCCGTTGCCACCGCCGCCCGGGGTGAGATTGGGAAAGCGATCTGGTCGGTGATTGATGTCGCCACGGCAACCGCGCAAAGCGGGGCGATGCTGCAGCGACAGTCGGACGGCTCATTCCTGCGTACCGGAAAGCCGGCGGACAAAGATGTCTATCGCTTTACGACAAAGCTGCCCGCCGGAACCTACACGGCGGTACGGGTTGAGGTGATGACCGACCCGTCGCTGCCGAGGAACGGCCCGGGAACTGCGCCCAATGGCAACTTCGTTCTGAGCGAAATCGAGCTTACTGTCGACCCGATCGATGCGGCTTCGAAGGCAGTCACACTGCCGCTGACTGCGGCGCGGGCGACGCACCAGCAAAACAAGACGAATCTCGCCGTCGCCGGTTCGATCGACGGAAAGTCTGGCACCGGCTGGGCCGTCGATTCCGGCGGTATCGGCAAGGCGCAGGCGGCGATCTTCGATCTGGCCAAGCCACTGGCCGTTGAGAAGCCCGTGAGTGTCAGCTTCACGCTTCGACAGGACAACGGCGGGAAGCACCTGATCGGCCGTCCGCGGCTGGCGATCACCAGCGAGCCGAGCCCGAATGACTTTCGCGGTGAAGGGCCGGACCCAGCGGTGGTTGCGCTGCTTCGCAAGGTGGCGTCCGGTGCGGAGCTTACCGCCGACGATGTTTCCACGCTTCGGGAATGGGTGGCGTCGAAAGACGCTTCGTACGTTGCGCTCAAAGGCGAACTGGCGAAGCTGGACGCCGACGGGCCCGGCATCAAGCCGGTGAAGGTTCAGGTGACCAGCGAGGGACTTCCGCCGGTCTTCAATCACGCCAACGGACGCGGCTACCCGCACTTTTACAAAGACGTTTATTTGCTCCGCCGTGGCGACCCGGCGAACAAGGCCGAAGCGGTTAGCCTGGCGTTCCCACGCGTTCTGATGCGCGGCGGAGCGACCGAGGCCAACTGGCCCGCCACACCGCCGCAGGGCTGGCGGACGAGCTACCGTCGCAAGGCCGTCGCCGATTGGTTGACGGATGTCGAGAGCGGGGCGGGTCATCTGCTGGCCCGGGTCATCGTCAATCGGCTGTGGCAGCACCATTTCGGCAGGGGGCTCGTCGCCACGCCGAACGACTTCGGCACGCAAGGCGAGCGCCCGACGAACCCCGCACTGCTCGACTGGCTCGCGACCGACCTGATTCGGCACGGCTGGCAATTGAAGCGCGTCCACAAGCTGATGATGACCAGTGCCGTGTACATGCAGTCGGCCGACACATCGCCGGATCGACTCGCGAAGGATCCGGACAATCGCACGCTCTGGCGGTGGTCGCCACGTCGACTGGAGGCCGAGCCGATCCGCGATTCCATGCTCGCCGCCGCCGGCCTGCTCGACACGACCATGTACGGTCCGGGCACGCTCGATCAGTCAACCCGCCGGCGGAGCGTCTACTTCATGGTGCGGCGGAGCCAACTCATCCCGATGATGATGGTCCTCGACTGGCCCGAGCCGCTGAACAGCATCGGCGCTCGCCCGGTGACGACGGTTGCGCCGCAGGCGCTGCTGTTCATGAACAGCCCGCAGGCACGGCAATACGCCGAAGCGTTCGCCACCCGCGTGCAACAACCGACCGGCGAGGCGACGATCGAGCGGGCGTACCGGACTGCGATCGGCCGGCGGCCGGATGTGGCCGAAATCAAACGGATAGTGGCATTCCTAGATCTGCAAACTGCCGCGCATCGCGATGCCGGCCGCAAAGATCCGCCCGCTCAGGCACTGGCCGATTTCTGCCAGGCTTTGATGAGCAGTAACGAGTTCGTGTATGTGGATTAG
- a CDS encoding lactonase family protein: MEPHLYRHGVLRCVAAAVVAVTLIGCHSHVGQADEHPSSGSGGPLMAYVGTFSSPLKDVLPTQVDLPPGNGRGIHLFRVDRKTGTFTPAGILEQGTSPNCLAVNAAGTVLYSTNETDHQGESKEGSLSAFAIDRTNGSLRLLNTVPSGGAGPTYLSIHPSGRFLLVANYFGGSVAVLPIQADGRLGSPSDVKRPEGKIGPTRATNAPPGSFAISGHDRTHAHMILTDPSGRFVYHADLGLDKLFIWQLDEKKGVLNPAAIPSVALPPGDGPRHFAFHPNGRWFYSVQEEGSNVVLFDRDVATGSLVARQTISTLPQGFAGSNFCSEILVSPDGRFVYAGNRLHDSIAVFAIGPDGRLTYVAEEWTRGSYPRSFNFDPAGRFLYCCNQRGDNVACFLIDAATGKLTFTGQYVSVGNPSMILLLDLGKPGGTR; encoded by the coding sequence ATGGAACCACACCTTTATCGTCACGGCGTCCTTCGCTGTGTCGCGGCAGCCGTAGTGGCCGTGACATTGATCGGCTGTCATTCCCACGTCGGGCAGGCCGACGAACACCCATCGTCCGGCAGCGGTGGGCCGCTGATGGCGTATGTGGGTACCTTCAGTTCGCCGCTGAAAGATGTCCTGCCGACGCAGGTGGATTTGCCGCCGGGTAACGGCCGGGGCATACACCTCTTTCGTGTTGACCGAAAGACGGGCACCTTCACGCCGGCCGGCATCCTGGAACAGGGCACCAGCCCCAACTGCCTGGCGGTGAACGCCGCGGGAACGGTGCTTTACTCGACCAACGAAACCGACCACCAAGGCGAGAGCAAAGAGGGATCGCTCAGCGCGTTCGCAATCGACCGGACCAATGGCTCGCTGCGGCTGCTCAATACCGTGCCTTCCGGCGGTGCCGGGCCCACCTACCTGAGCATCCATCCGTCCGGCCGTTTCCTCCTGGTCGCGAATTACTTCGGCGGGTCGGTCGCGGTCCTGCCGATTCAGGCCGATGGCCGGCTCGGCTCGCCGTCGGACGTCAAACGTCCCGAAGGGAAGATCGGCCCGACTCGGGCGACCAACGCACCGCCGGGCAGCTTCGCCATCAGCGGGCACGATCGGACGCACGCCCACATGATCCTGACCGATCCCTCCGGCCGGTTCGTTTACCACGCAGACCTGGGGCTCGACAAGCTGTTCATCTGGCAACTGGACGAGAAGAAGGGCGTCCTGAACCCGGCGGCCATCCCATCCGTAGCGTTGCCGCCGGGCGACGGCCCGCGGCACTTTGCGTTTCACCCCAACGGTCGATGGTTCTATTCGGTCCAGGAAGAAGGGTCGAATGTCGTGCTCTTCGACCGCGATGTCGCGACGGGTTCTCTCGTCGCGAGGCAGACGATCTCTACGTTGCCGCAGGGGTTCGCTGGCAGCAACTTCTGCTCGGAGATCCTCGTGTCCCCCGACGGCCGGTTCGTTTACGCCGGCAACCGCCTGCACGACAGCATTGCCGTCTTTGCCATCGGTCCCGATGGCAGGCTGACCTATGTCGCCGAGGAATGGACCCGCGGCAGCTACCCGCGCAGCTTCAACTTCGACCCGGCCGGGCGGTTCCTGTATTGCTGCAATCAGCGTGGTGACAATGTCGCGTGCTTTTTGATCGACGCCGCAACGGGAAAGCTGACATTCACCGGCCAGTACGTGTCGGTGGGGAACCCGTCGATGATTCTGCTGCTGGATTTGGGCAAGCCCGGCGGTACCCGCTGA
- a CDS encoding pentapeptide repeat-containing protein, which translates to MPGVPWRGPPTVIEQTRPPLPPLPPFTRHLPADLPPAGSVPAELDHRGQLLTQSRYGGEKLSGAIFAGAHMLQVTFEKADLRNADFRGAELLQSTLAGADLDGAKFDGARFSQSYLTSIDTAAVDGKTRVRNGIVEPVPPPPLPARNVNRASFRAARFEGTDFEGMDLAGADFSGAEFQSGSFRNTDLRGANLRDTRQRGSNFLGAKLNGADLCGADLTGARNLTDEQLATAKTDENTRRPRR; encoded by the coding sequence ATGCCGGGTGTCCCTTGGCGCGGCCCGCCGACGGTCATCGAACAGACGCGGCCGCCGCTTCCACCGCTTCCGCCCTTCACCCGGCATCTGCCAGCCGACCTGCCGCCAGCCGGCAGCGTACCGGCGGAACTGGACCATCGCGGACAGCTGCTGACGCAGAGCCGCTACGGCGGCGAGAAGCTTTCGGGTGCGATCTTCGCCGGCGCTCACATGCTCCAGGTGACGTTCGAAAAGGCTGATCTGCGTAATGCTGATTTCCGAGGTGCCGAGCTCCTGCAATCCACGCTCGCCGGTGCGGATCTTGATGGTGCAAAGTTTGACGGAGCGCGTTTCAGTCAAAGCTACCTGACGTCGATCGATACGGCGGCAGTGGACGGCAAGACCCGGGTTCGAAACGGGATCGTCGAACCTGTTCCACCGCCACCGCTGCCGGCCCGGAACGTCAACCGGGCGTCGTTCCGGGCGGCACGTTTTGAGGGAACTGATTTCGAGGGAATGGATCTGGCCGGCGCGGATTTCAGCGGGGCGGAGTTTCAGAGCGGCAGCTTCCGTAACACAGACCTACGCGGCGCGAATCTTCGCGACACCCGGCAACGCGGCAGCAACTTCCTGGGTGCGAAGCTAAACGGGGCCGACCTGTGCGGGGCAGATCTGACCGGTGCCCGGAACCTGACGGACGAGCAGTTGGCCACAGCAAAGACCGACGAAAACACACGACGGCCTCGCCGCTGA
- a CDS encoding HDOD domain-containing protein, with product MSIAVAAPVINPHEAVKKVTTIATLPEVTAKIIATVENPKSSAQELHKIVSHDPALVTRILKVVNSAFYGLPGQIGSIERAIVLLGLNAVKNIAVAASLGQLFRGAKLSDTFSAKDLWRHCIAVGVASRDLAKQMKLPMAEEAFLAGMIHDMGILVSMQLWPEQIRAVCDRASHAIGASDAATFCEMEREMIGADHQQLGLALAEQWKFPQACQLVAGNHHNPSALGGQSRLLVSVVYAADTICCQSKHGFNLTAINQKLDSAGLDDVKIDRALIERTAANLDELVEVASSVLG from the coding sequence ATGTCCATCGCCGTCGCCGCGCCCGTCATCAATCCGCACGAAGCGGTCAAAAAAGTAACCACCATTGCCACGCTGCCCGAGGTGACGGCCAAGATCATCGCGACCGTGGAGAATCCCAAGAGCAGCGCCCAGGAACTGCACAAGATTGTCTCGCACGACCCGGCACTGGTGACGCGCATTCTCAAGGTCGTTAACAGCGCGTTCTACGGGTTGCCCGGACAGATCGGTTCGATCGAGCGGGCGATCGTCCTGCTGGGCCTCAATGCGGTGAAGAACATTGCCGTCGCCGCCAGCCTCGGTCAGCTCTTCCGCGGGGCCAAGCTCAGCGACACTTTCTCGGCGAAGGACCTCTGGCGGCATTGCATTGCGGTCGGTGTCGCTTCGCGCGATCTGGCCAAGCAGATGAAGCTGCCGATGGCCGAAGAGGCGTTCCTGGCGGGGATGATCCACGACATGGGGATCCTGGTGTCCATGCAGCTGTGGCCGGAGCAGATCCGGGCCGTCTGCGACCGAGCCAGCCATGCCATCGGTGCCAGCGACGCTGCGACCTTCTGCGAGATGGAACGCGAAATGATCGGCGCCGACCATCAGCAGCTCGGCCTGGCGCTGGCCGAACAGTGGAAGTTCCCGCAGGCCTGCCAGCTCGTCGCCGGCAACCATCACAACCCCTCAGCCCTGGGCGGACAAAGCCGGCTCCTAGTCAGCGTCGTCTACGCCGCCGACACCATCTGCTGCCAGAGCAAGCACGGCTTTAACCTGACAGCGATCAACCAGAAGCTCGACTCCGCCGGCCTCGACGATGTGAAAATCGACCGCGCGCTCATCGAGCGGACCGCGGCGAACCTCGACGAACTGGTCGAAGTCGCCTCCTCCGTGCTGGGCTGA
- a CDS encoding ferritin-like domain-containing protein, with translation METLEELFQEQIKDLYSAENQLLKAMPKMVKKASSEKLARAIEDHRKQTEQQVERLKKIGEAQGFKLTGKVCNAMKGLIEEATEAMQEGESGAVMDAAIVADAQRIEHYEISAYGTARSLAEHLGDKASVKLLEQTLKEEGAADEKLTKIVMSDIYPQAQVDADEMASMDA, from the coding sequence ATGGAAACCCTCGAAGAACTTTTCCAGGAACAGATCAAAGACCTCTACAGCGCCGAAAACCAGCTTCTCAAAGCCATGCCTAAAATGGTGAAGAAAGCTTCGTCTGAGAAGCTTGCCCGGGCGATTGAGGATCACCGCAAGCAGACTGAACAACAGGTCGAGCGGCTCAAGAAGATCGGCGAAGCCCAGGGCTTCAAGCTCACCGGGAAAGTCTGCAACGCCATGAAGGGGCTGATCGAGGAAGCGACCGAGGCGATGCAGGAGGGCGAATCGGGCGCCGTGATGGATGCCGCGATCGTCGCCGACGCCCAGCGTATCGAACACTACGAGATCTCAGCCTACGGCACGGCGCGAAGCCTGGCCGAGCACCTCGGCGACAAGGCGTCCGTAAAGCTGCTGGAGCAGACGCTGAAGGAGGAAGGTGCCGCCGACGAGAAGCTGACGAAGATCGTCATGAGCGACATTTACCCGCAGGCGCAGGTCGACGCCGACGAGATGGCCTCGATGGACGCATGA